The Populus nigra chromosome 4, ddPopNigr1.1, whole genome shotgun sequence genome contains the following window.
AACTCGGGGTGAGATATTATGGGTTGTTGCCAATCTTCTTTGTTCAAAGCACCAATCTCCGATGACAGTAAAAACaatcaacagcaacagcaaaaTCAACAGCAACAACCACAGCATGTACGAATTAATCATGCTTCACGGCCAACAAACGGAACGGAAACAAGCGGTGGTCTtggaggtggtggtggggtGCTGTCTTTCACGGAGTTCTCATTGGCTGACCTGAAAGCTGCGACGAACAACTTTAGTCCCGATTTTATCGTGTCTGAAAGCGGTGAAAAAGCGCCAAATGTTGTTTACAAAGGACGGTTACAGAATcatgataacaataataatagaagTTGGATCGCTGTCAAGAAATTTACCAAACTTGCCTGGCCTGATCCCAAACAGTTCGCTGTAcgtaaataaattatattttcttgtttttacttCTAAATTCGTTTTggggttttgattttgttgatgggtttttccttttcttttgtttttttgaaggaTGAAGCGTTGGGTGTTGGGAAATTGAGGCACAAAAGGTTAGCgaatttgattggtttttgTTGCGTCGGAGACGAGAGGCTGTTGGTGGCTGAGTATCTGCCAAATGATACCCTTGCAAAACACTTATTCCACTGTATGCACCTTCTTGCATTATGTatttatatgcatttttttttctatgttgaatttgattaagctttagtttttttttattgatgtttattgaatttgtttgaaattttaatgttatttagaattttatgtATTATCTATTCCTATATTTTTACAATGAAGTGAGTAGGATAATGTGGTAAGAAACTTGAATACTTTTAGATTAAGCTGCAATTTGTTGTCATAATAATGGGATTTCATTCTTGGTGTTGCTAAGTGCTTGAGCTTTTTGTTTGTGTTACCGATGACCATGTAGCATTCTTATCACCGGTACGGGTATATTAAGAAATTGTTCGTGTTCAAGGCAATGATGGGGCTAATGACATTCTGATCATTTAGATGATTTCTGTATGGATACCTCAAATCGATTGTGACGTGTAAAAGGAATTTGTTTAAAAACGAGTAGAAGAGGAAAGATGGAATTGGTTTTTACTCTGTGACTTGAAGGTATGAGCTGGGAGGGttgcaaaatttaatatcaGCCTGTAACAATGTCTCTTTCTATTCAGCTTGCAGAAATATTGGTATCTTGTATGTTGAATTGAACGATTATTAAATAGTCATCAGCAAATTTTTCTACCagaatattaacatattttccGTCCATTAATACAATTTCACCGTGCTTTCTTGACAGGGGAAAACCAAACTATTGAGTGGGCAATGCGTTTGAGAGTTGCACTATATATTTCTGAAGCTTTAGATTATTGTAGTTCTGAAGGTCGTCCTCTGTATCATGACTTGAATGCTTACAGGGTGCTTTTTGACGAGGTATAGTAAGTTTATCTTTTTTGGTAAGCTTGATGATCTATCATAATCTAGCCTGTCTATCTAACAtttgcataaatttttttatctatgatttccattttatttgattagtttAACATCTCTGATTGTTTTAAGATATTTCCATTTGCATAAATTTCTAGTGGATGGTTTTGGCAGAATGGAGATCCCCGGCTTTCATGTTTTGGATTGATGAAAAATAGCAGTGATGGAAAGAGTTACAGTACAAATCTTGCTTATACACCTCCTGAGTACCTACAAAATGGTAAATGCTTTTGCTTTGTTATAAATCTACTTTGACTGTTGTTGATGCCTGTTTGCTGTGACTTTTCAGTAGTCAGTTCATTCACCTCTGTGCTACGACATGTCATTTGTGTCTTCTCTGCTGTTGGAAATCCCTTGAAAACAATGGTTTAAAATGCATGATGACAATATTTTGGTTGAAAGTATCCTAGTAGCTacaccttgaaaaaaaaaaaagctccaaGTATCACGAGGATAATcttattatgaattttatagAATCTGTAGTGTTTCTCAGAAAAAAAGAGgtgaaaaatcaaagagaatTCATGTACCATAgaggagaaaaagaagagagctGGGTCTTTTCACAATTGAATTTAGTTTGTTCTTAAATAAGATACAGAGGAGCTGCTTCAAACACAGAATATTTTGAGGACCGTTATTGGAAGACAATTTACAAGAGAGCGATAAAAATACTTGGTCCAACTTAATCATATTTGTACAACCCTCCgaaagagaaaataagagaATATACATTTTGAGCAGCTAATTTTATCTCTGTTTTTCTGTGTGAAATTGAACTGATAACCTCATAAAGGtagtggaatttttttttctaattgaaatgTAAATATAATGCCCAAGGATTGCCCAACATCAGTATTTATTGAGATAAGGACATACTCAGACAATGCGCCTATTCTCATTAATCAATCCTCCATGCATGTAGGACTGGTGCCTCAAAtcttttgttctattttttgagTAGCCTTTCGAATTCAATAAAATGTTCTACGAGTTCATGTACTTAAGGCATTGCACTTTATGTCGacgaaaatttcatttttcaaatgtGAAAACTTAAGTGGTTGGCAGTAGCCCTGTATAACACAATGTAACCAAATCTGGTATGAACAAAACTTCGAAATTTACAAACTAATATAATGATTTATGCCTGGTGCATACCATTAGCAATCTTGCATTTTCATTTCCAAAGAAGTGCCTTGCTCAATTTCTTTGTATTGCATAACAGCCCTCATTTTTGCTGCATTGCAATTCATTTTTGCTTGTATTAGTGACTACTATCTGATCATTGCTTCATAAAAGTAACTAAATCTTATATCTAGGAAGGGTCACTCCAGAAAGTGTCATCTTCAGCTTTGGGACTGTCCTTTTGGATCTTCTTAGCGGGAAGCACATCCCTCCTAGTCATGTAAGTAATTCATACTGTCATTCTGTGCTGAACATCAGAATGCACAGTTTCCATTTAGTGGTTCAAcaaaatgatcttttttttttggtgggcaGTGGAGTCCTATATGGCGATTCTTAATGGGATGCCATTTTGATAGTGCTTACTCTCAAGTTTTGTACATGATTAGTTAAGTAGAAGCTGGAGTCAAAATCATTGCTCAATGTGTTTGGATAATTTTGACTGAATTCTAGCTGGAGCCTTGGATTTGATTACTTGCTGTCCATTGTCACAATCTTGAAATTAAGAATACATTTATGTTCTCAATGCTCAACTGCTCTTTTCTCTTAATTACACAAGCTTCTCTCTCCCCTATGAAAACAAGCAGTGTGAGATTGAGTTGCATGAGGATGTACAAGTCGATATTATTTTATGGAAGATGGCTGACTGGGAGTGTATATCTAGTCCATGTTGATACTCCATTGTTTGAGCTTTGAACCTGTTCTTGCTAATATTATGCCCAAGATCTCTGATCATGATGACACATTGTCATTGCTATGCTATAACTTAAATGGTTGAATAGATAAAATGACAGTTAATGCTATGCTAATGCTTAATAGGGAAATGGGAAATTGACAGCAAATggagttgtattttttttttacttataaaagtACTTCATgttagtttttctatttgaaaatatgtattatatatattttcgaGCATCTGTAAAGCAGTAGCCTGCATGGCAGAAATATGTATTATTTatactatcaaatatatttaaagcaGTAGCCTGAATGGTAGACTAAGCTGTAGTTACTAAATGTTAGATTTTTTGTTGGACGTTTGACTCATGTGCTCCTTGCAGGCTCTTGATATGATTCGAGGGAAGAACATTCTTCTTTTAATGGATTCTCATTTGGAGGGAAACTTTTCAACTGAAGAGGCGACTGTGGTTTTTGATCTTGCCTCACAATGCTTGCAATATGAACCAAGGGAGCGACCAAATACCAAGGATCTTGTTACAACGCTTGCACCTCTGCAAAACAAACCTGATGTAAGCTGCCCACTTTGCAT
Protein-coding sequences here:
- the LOC133692238 gene encoding serine/threonine-protein kinase BSK1-like; the protein is MGCCQSSLFKAPISDDSKNNQQQQQNQQQQPQHVRINHASRPTNGTETSGGLGGGGGVLSFTEFSLADLKAATNNFSPDFIVSESGEKAPNVVYKGRLQNHDNNNNRSWIAVKKFTKLAWPDPKQFADEALGVGKLRHKRLANLIGFCCVGDERLLVAEYLPNDTLAKHLFHWENQTIEWAMRLRVALYISEALDYCSSEGRPLYHDLNAYRVLFDENGDPRLSCFGLMKNSSDGKSYSTNLAYTPPEYLQNGRVTPESVIFSFGTVLLDLLSGKHIPPSHALDMIRGKNILLLMDSHLEGNFSTEEATVVFDLASQCLQYEPRERPNTKDLVTTLAPLQNKPDVPSYVMLGISKHEETAPPTPQHPLSPMGDACTRMDLTAIHQILVMTHYKDDEGTNELSFQEWTQQMRDMLEARKRGDVAFRDKDFKTAVECYSQFIDVGTMVSPTVYARRSLCHLLSDQPDAALRDAMQAQCVYPDWSTAFYMQAVALAKLDMHKDAADMLNEAAALEEKKQRGGSGGR